A window of Costertonia aggregata contains these coding sequences:
- a CDS encoding acyl carrier protein — protein MSDIASRVKAIIVDKLGVDENEVVAEASFTNDLGADSLDTVELIMEFEKEFDIQIPDDQAENIATVGQAISYIEEAK, from the coding sequence ATGTCAGACATTGCATCAAGAGTAAAAGCTATCATCGTTGATAAATTAGGAGTTGATGAAAACGAAGTCGTAGCCGAAGCTAGCTTTACCAATGACCTAGGAGCGGATTCCTTGGACACCGTTGAACTTATCATGGAGTTCGAAAAAGAATTCGATATCCAGATTCCTGATGATCAAGCCGAAAATATTGCAACTGTTGGCCAAGCCATAAGTTATATAGAAGAAGCGAAGTAA
- a CDS encoding CYTH domain-containing protein, with amino-acid sequence MIEIERKFLVKSEAYQAVATSKTRIAQGFLNTEAERTVRVRIKDNQGFITVKGKSNATGTSRFEWEKEISFSEATDLIDLCKPVILEKIRYEVPFANHLFEVDRFLGENKGLVIAEVELAHEDEHFEKPQWLGKEVTGDVRYYNSQLSKKPFAEW; translated from the coding sequence GTGATTGAAATAGAACGTAAATTTTTGGTAAAATCCGAGGCATATCAGGCAGTAGCAACTTCAAAAACCAGAATCGCACAGGGTTTTTTAAATACCGAGGCTGAAAGAACGGTTCGGGTTCGTATTAAAGACAATCAAGGGTTTATTACGGTAAAAGGGAAGTCGAATGCAACAGGCACTTCAAGATTTGAATGGGAAAAGGAAATCTCTTTTTCCGAGGCCACTGATCTTATCGATTTATGCAAACCCGTAATATTGGAAAAGATTAGATACGAAGTTCCTTTTGCAAATCATCTATTTGAAGTAGACCGGTTTTTAGGGGAAAATAAGGGTTTGGTTATTGCCGAGGTAGAACTCGCTCATGAAGACGAACATTTTGAAAAACCACAATGGTTGGGTAAGGAAGTTACGGGAGATGTACGGTATTATAATTCCCAATTGAGCAAAAAGCCCTTTGCCGAATGGTAG
- the rnc gene encoding ribonuclease III codes for MNFASNIFNSHSKEDGDFFLGMTRILGFKPKNLKVYKKAFLHRSANKKDAKGNPMNYERLEFLGDAMLGTIISRYLYNEVPSGDEGYLTKMRSKIVSREHLNELGKDLDLIKYVESRIPKSHFGDNIHGNVFEALVGAIYLDRGYKYCQKFIDERVIEPYVDIEQLEGKVISYKSLVIEWCQKQKKSFHYDVYEDTGNDTVKHFAVKLSINKKIVAKARATSKKKAEERASKRAFFALQNRMDKE; via the coding sequence ATGAATTTTGCCTCCAATATATTCAATTCCCATTCTAAGGAGGATGGGGATTTTTTTTTGGGGATGACACGTATTCTTGGTTTTAAGCCCAAAAATCTCAAAGTTTACAAAAAAGCCTTTCTGCACAGGTCAGCCAATAAAAAGGATGCAAAAGGCAATCCTATGAATTATGAACGGTTGGAATTTTTGGGAGATGCCATGCTTGGAACAATCATCTCAAGGTATTTGTACAATGAAGTCCCTAGTGGCGATGAAGGGTATTTGACCAAGATGCGCTCTAAAATTGTAAGTAGGGAGCATTTGAACGAACTAGGCAAAGATCTTGATTTGATCAAATATGTAGAAAGTAGAATACCCAAATCCCATTTTGGGGACAATATTCACGGTAATGTTTTTGAAGCTTTGGTAGGGGCCATTTATTTGGATAGAGGCTATAAATACTGCCAAAAATTTATTGATGAACGGGTAATTGAGCCTTATGTTGATATTGAGCAACTGGAAGGTAAGGTCATAAGCTATAAAAGTTTAGTGATAGAATGGTGCCAAAAGCAGAAAAAAAGTTTTCATTACGATGTGTATGAGGACACAGGTAACGACACTGTCAAACATTTTGCGGTCAAACTTTCCATAAATAAAAAAATAGTGGCCAAAGCGCGGGCCACTTCAAAAAAAAAGGCAGAGGAAAGAGCGTCAAAACGAGCTTTTTTCGCACTACAGAACCGTATGGATAAGGAATAA
- the dinB gene encoding DNA polymerase IV: protein MYNDLPLRKIIHVDMDAFYASVEQLDNPELRGKPIAVGGKSKRGVVAAASYEARKFGVRSAMSSVIAQRNCPDLIFVKARFDRYKEISQTIRKIFYDYTDLVEPLSLDEAYLDVTVNKKGNPSATLIAKEIRQRILEKTGLNASAGISINKFIAKVASDINKPNGQKTVNPEEVIQFLEDLDIRKFYGVGKVTAEKMYKLGVFTGKDLKSKSLEFLTETFGKSGTYYYHVVRGIHTSAVKPHRIPKSVGAERTFNENLSSEIFMLERLDHIAKELERRLKKSDIAGKTVTLKIKYSDFTLNTRSKTLPYFIADKGLILETAKELLYQEELQNSVRLLGISLANLNTEKKEKPKTEKETISVQLKFDF, encoded by the coding sequence ATGTACAACGATTTGCCGTTACGAAAAATCATACATGTGGATATGGATGCTTTTTATGCATCTGTAGAACAGTTGGACAATCCTGAACTTCGGGGAAAACCCATTGCCGTGGGCGGTAAGTCCAAGAGAGGTGTTGTGGCAGCGGCAAGTTATGAAGCCCGTAAATTTGGGGTGCGTAGTGCCATGAGCAGTGTAATCGCCCAGCGCAACTGTCCCGACCTAATTTTTGTAAAGGCCCGTTTTGATCGCTATAAAGAAATCTCGCAGACCATTCGCAAAATATTTTATGATTATACCGACTTGGTCGAACCGCTATCCTTGGATGAGGCCTATCTGGATGTGACCGTTAACAAGAAGGGAAATCCGTCTGCGACACTTATCGCAAAAGAAATACGTCAACGTATTTTAGAAAAAACGGGGTTAAATGCCTCTGCTGGAATATCTATAAACAAATTTATCGCAAAGGTAGCCAGTGATATCAATAAGCCCAATGGTCAAAAAACGGTAAACCCCGAAGAGGTCATTCAATTTTTAGAAGATTTGGACATTCGAAAGTTTTACGGTGTAGGGAAGGTCACTGCGGAAAAAATGTACAAACTGGGTGTTTTTACAGGTAAGGACCTAAAAAGCAAATCTTTGGAATTTTTAACGGAAACGTTCGGGAAAAGCGGTACTTACTATTACCATGTGGTCCGCGGTATTCACACCAGTGCCGTTAAGCCACATAGAATACCGAAGTCGGTAGGAGCGGAACGCACTTTTAACGAAAATCTGAGTAGTGAGATTTTTATGCTGGAACGCCTTGACCATATCGCGAAAGAACTGGAACGCCGCTTGAAAAAATCTGATATTGCGGGGAAAACGGTTACGTTAAAAATTAAGTACAGTGACTTTACACTCAATACCCGCAGCAAAACCTTACCTTATTTTATTGCCGATAAGGGTTTGATTCTGGAGACTGCCAAAGAACTGTTATATCAAGAAGAACTACAAAATTCCGTTCGCCTTTTAGGAATCTCATTGGCCAATTTAAATACCGAGAAAAAAGAAAAGCCCAAAACAGAAAAGGAAACCATATCGGTACAGTTGAAATTTGATTTTTAA
- the purN gene encoding phosphoribosylglycinamide formyltransferase — protein sequence MKRIVLFASGSGSNVENIVRYFQDNPKVMVAGVLTNKSDAKVLDRCDHLNINGLFFNRHAFSKTDCVLDILKTMRPDLIVLAGFLWKIPKKFVAAFPNKIINIHPALLPKYGGKGMYGMHVHQAVKNNEETETGITIHYVNEHYDEGGAIFQAKTGVSQKDTPESIAAKVHDLEYKHFPKTIEKLLFES from the coding sequence ATGAAACGTATTGTACTTTTTGCCTCTGGTTCTGGTTCAAATGTTGAAAACATAGTACGTTACTTTCAGGATAATCCCAAGGTCATGGTCGCCGGTGTACTCACTAACAAAAGCGATGCCAAAGTTTTAGATAGGTGTGATCACTTAAATATCAATGGTTTGTTTTTTAATAGACATGCTTTTTCGAAGACCGACTGCGTTCTTGACATCTTAAAAACGATGCGGCCCGATCTCATTGTCCTTGCCGGTTTCCTCTGGAAAATACCCAAAAAATTTGTAGCGGCGTTCCCGAATAAGATTATTAACATACATCCCGCGCTTTTGCCAAAATATGGTGGAAAAGGCATGTACGGCATGCATGTTCACCAAGCGGTAAAGAACAATGAAGAAACCGAAACGGGGATTACCATTCATTATGTAAACGAACATTATGACGAAGGTGGGGCCATATTCCAAGCCAAAACCGGAGTATCACAAAAAGATACCCCGGAAAGTATAGCGGCAAAGGTACATGACCTGGAATATAAACACTTTCCCAAAACCATTGAAAAACTTCTTTTTGAGAGCTAA
- a CDS encoding helix-turn-helix domain-containing protein, translating into MHFEFHDSKLGSLFGFTDDIKKNENRFSSLAGNINILWNRNQASTFILIDNLSVELKPNQLITTTYLQHVTYGNTALPLTAFLFNREFYCIRDHDSEVSCNGILFFGTQDLPIVTIPVEQERKFNTLYDVFLDEFSTSDKIQGDMLQMLLKRLIIICTRLAKAQHISKAMNNEQIDVVRKFNVLVDTHYRTKRKVSDYAEMLYKSPKTLSNLFALYNQKSPQQIILERLALEAKRLMNFTDKQNQEIAYELGFNDPAHFSRFFKKMTGYSPSQYRETATISP; encoded by the coding sequence ATGCATTTTGAGTTTCATGATTCTAAGTTGGGTTCTTTGTTCGGGTTTACCGATGATATCAAAAAGAACGAAAACAGATTTTCTTCATTGGCCGGAAACATCAATATTTTATGGAACAGGAATCAAGCATCCACTTTTATCTTGATTGATAATCTATCAGTTGAATTAAAACCCAATCAATTAATTACCACTACATACCTACAGCATGTTACTTACGGGAATACGGCGTTACCACTAACTGCCTTTTTGTTCAATAGGGAATTTTATTGTATTCGCGACCACGACAGTGAAGTCTCTTGCAATGGGATACTTTTTTTTGGAACGCAGGATTTACCTATTGTAACCATACCGGTAGAGCAAGAACGCAAGTTCAATACGCTTTACGATGTTTTTTTGGACGAATTTTCGACCTCGGACAAAATACAGGGCGATATGCTGCAAATGTTGTTGAAGCGGCTCATTATTATCTGCACACGCTTAGCGAAAGCGCAACATATTTCGAAAGCAATGAACAATGAGCAAATAGATGTTGTTCGTAAATTTAATGTTTTGGTAGATACGCATTACAGGACCAAACGTAAAGTAAGCGATTATGCCGAAATGCTGTACAAGAGCCCAAAGACATTGTCCAACTTATTTGCTCTGTACAATCAAAAATCGCCGCAACAGATAATTCTGGAACGTTTGGCCCTAGAAGCAAAAAGACTCATGAACTTCACCGATAAGCAAAATCAGGAAATAGCGTACGAACTGGGCTTTAACGATCCGGCCCATTTTAGTCGATTTTTTAAGAAAATGACCGGATATTCCCCTTCACAATACAGGGAAACGGCAACAATTTCCCCTTAG
- the fabF gene encoding beta-ketoacyl-ACP synthase II, with product MQLKRVVVTGLGALTPIGNTIEEYWNGLVNGKSGCAPITYYDTEKFKVKFACELKNYDAADFFDRKEARKLDKFAQYALVSSDEAIKDSGLDVDKLDKFRVGVIWGAGIGGLETFQNEVMNFAQGDGTPRFNPFFIPKMIADIAPGNISIKHGFMGPNYTTVSACASSANAIFDALNSIRLGHCDVVVTGGSEAAVTIAGMGGFGAMHALSTRNDSPETASRPFDATRDGFVLGEGAGALILEEYEHAKARGAKIYAELAGGGLSSDAYHMTAPHPDGIGVVRVMENCLNDAGLKPEDIDAINTHGTSTPLGDVAELKAISQVFGEHAHNININSTKSMTGHLLGAAGAIEAIASILAMEHGVVPPTINHTTVDENIDPKLNLTLNKAQKREVNVAMSNTFGFGGHNACVVFKKIS from the coding sequence ATGCAGTTAAAGCGAGTCGTGGTTACTGGTTTGGGAGCCTTAACCCCTATTGGTAATACTATTGAAGAGTACTGGAACGGTCTGGTAAACGGTAAGAGCGGTTGTGCGCCGATTACATATTACGATACCGAGAAATTCAAGGTAAAGTTCGCCTGTGAACTAAAAAATTACGATGCGGCTGATTTCTTTGACAGAAAAGAAGCGCGCAAACTCGATAAGTTTGCCCAATATGCCTTGGTTTCTTCCGATGAAGCCATAAAAGATTCTGGATTGGATGTTGACAAACTAGACAAATTTCGTGTCGGTGTCATTTGGGGCGCTGGTATAGGAGGTTTGGAGACGTTTCAAAACGAGGTGATGAATTTTGCCCAAGGTGATGGCACGCCAAGGTTCAACCCATTTTTTATTCCAAAAATGATTGCGGACATTGCGCCGGGCAATATCTCGATCAAACATGGTTTTATGGGGCCAAACTATACCACGGTTTCTGCTTGTGCCTCTTCTGCCAATGCCATATTCGATGCCCTTAACAGTATTCGTTTGGGCCACTGCGATGTAGTCGTTACCGGAGGCAGCGAAGCTGCCGTAACCATTGCGGGAATGGGCGGTTTTGGGGCAATGCATGCACTTTCGACCAGAAATGACAGTCCAGAAACGGCCTCTAGGCCTTTTGATGCGACCCGAGACGGATTTGTGTTGGGCGAAGGTGCCGGAGCATTGATTTTGGAGGAATATGAGCACGCAAAAGCAAGAGGGGCCAAAATATATGCGGAGTTGGCCGGAGGCGGACTTTCGAGCGATGCCTACCACATGACGGCCCCGCATCCCGACGGTATAGGTGTTGTTCGGGTTATGGAAAATTGTCTCAACGATGCCGGCCTTAAGCCAGAAGACATTGACGCCATAAACACACACGGTACATCTACCCCTTTGGGTGACGTTGCCGAACTAAAGGCCATATCCCAAGTATTCGGTGAGCACGCCCACAACATAAATATAAATTCCACAAAATCCATGACGGGCCATTTACTGGGTGCAGCAGGTGCCATTGAGGCCATTGCGTCAATACTGGCCATGGAACACGGTGTGGTGCCACCGACCATCAACCATACAACGGTTGATGAGAACATAGACCCAAAACTAAACCTTACCCTTAATAAGGCCCAAAAAAGAGAAGTCAACGTCGCCATGAGCAACACGTTTGGTTTCGGGGGTCACAATGCGTGTGTAGTATTTAAAAAAATCAGTTAA
- the pyk gene encoding pyruvate kinase translates to MPTKKKTKIVATLGPATSKKEVLKSMMQAGVDVFRINFSHADYNDVKERVSMIRELNEEMGTNTSILADLQGPKLRVGVMAGEVVVAPGDEITFVTGNPFEGTAERVYMNYTNFPKDVKAGERVLLDDGKLMFEVISTNSETEVKAKVIQGGPLKSKKGVNLPNTNISLPALTEKDVKDAIFAVSLEVDWIALSFVRFSQDLIDLQNIIKEHSEHKIPIIAKIEKPEAVENIDKIVAYCDGLMVARGDLGVEVPAQEVPLIQKQLVLRAKKARIPVIIATQMMETMITSLTPTRAEVNDVANSVMDGADAVMLSGETSVGNYPVQVIEKMSSILESVESSELIKVPHDPPHIKTNRYITKAICFHAATMANEIKAKAISTLTNSGYTAFQISAWRPSAHILVFTSNKRILTQLNLLWGVKAFYYDKFVSTDETIEDVNKIACQKGFLDVGDMLISLAAMPIKDKGMVNTLRVTEIESCNF, encoded by the coding sequence ATGCCAACGAAGAAAAAGACAAAAATAGTAGCTACCCTAGGGCCGGCCACTAGCAAAAAGGAAGTCTTAAAAAGTATGATGCAAGCAGGAGTGGATGTCTTTAGAATTAATTTCTCCCATGCTGACTATAACGATGTTAAAGAACGTGTTTCCATGATTCGCGAACTCAACGAGGAAATGGGAACGAATACCTCTATTTTGGCCGATTTACAAGGCCCTAAACTTAGGGTAGGTGTCATGGCGGGAGAGGTAGTGGTCGCACCTGGCGATGAGATAACGTTCGTAACGGGAAACCCGTTTGAGGGTACTGCGGAACGAGTATATATGAACTATACCAATTTTCCCAAAGATGTAAAGGCCGGCGAGCGTGTTTTGTTGGATGACGGAAAACTCATGTTCGAAGTGATTTCGACCAATAGCGAAACAGAAGTAAAGGCAAAAGTGATACAAGGCGGGCCTCTTAAATCAAAAAAAGGAGTTAATTTACCCAATACCAATATATCTTTGCCGGCCCTTACGGAAAAAGACGTCAAGGATGCCATTTTTGCCGTTTCCCTTGAAGTGGATTGGATTGCCCTTTCGTTTGTTCGTTTTAGTCAAGACTTGATAGATCTTCAAAATATCATAAAAGAACATTCCGAGCATAAAATACCCATTATTGCCAAAATTGAGAAACCCGAGGCTGTAGAAAACATAGATAAAATCGTTGCCTATTGTGATGGTTTAATGGTGGCCCGTGGAGATTTGGGCGTAGAAGTTCCCGCACAGGAAGTACCATTAATACAAAAACAATTGGTATTGAGGGCCAAAAAGGCCAGAATTCCCGTAATCATTGCTACCCAAATGATGGAAACCATGATTACTAGCCTTACCCCTACACGTGCTGAGGTCAACGATGTTGCCAATTCGGTTATGGACGGTGCCGATGCCGTTATGCTTTCCGGAGAAACCTCGGTAGGGAATTATCCCGTACAGGTCATCGAAAAAATGTCCAGTATTTTAGAAAGCGTAGAAAGTTCAGAACTTATAAAAGTACCGCATGACCCACCTCATATAAAGACGAACCGGTATATTACAAAAGCGATATGTTTTCATGCTGCCACCATGGCCAACGAAATCAAGGCCAAGGCCATTTCTACCTTGACCAACAGCGGCTATACGGCCTTTCAGATATCGGCTTGGAGACCCAGTGCGCATATTTTGGTTTTTACGTCAAATAAAAGAATACTAACACAATTGAATCTTTTATGGGGGGTAAAGGCATTTTATTACGACAAATTCGTATCTACCGATGAAACCATTGAAGATGTAAATAAAATAGCTTGCCAAAAAGGCTTTTTGGACGTTGGTGATATGTTGATCAGTCTCGCTGCAATGCCCATAAAAGATAAAGGCATGGTCAACACATTAAGGGTGACCGAAATCGAGAGCTGTAATTTTTAA
- a CDS encoding NAD(P)H-binding protein: MEQYRKTAIILGATGLTGRFLLRLLIKDDRYKKVVLFSRSKTEIKDAKIEEHLVDVLHLEKYKTDFIADEVFCCVGTTKSKTPDKKKYHSIDYGIPITAAKLCKENGIGTFIVISAMGANSDSSIFYNQVKGEMENDLLKLQIPKTHILRPSLIVGNRNKRRTGEWLAKQIFKVLNFFLIGPLKNYRSIHSKVIARTMVFLANCDIEKLIIQSNEIKTISSGD, encoded by the coding sequence ATGGAACAATACAGGAAAACGGCCATTATTCTTGGAGCAACCGGTCTCACGGGGCGGTTCTTACTTCGGCTTTTGATAAAGGATGATCGTTACAAAAAAGTTGTGCTATTTTCCCGTTCCAAGACTGAAATAAAGGATGCTAAAATTGAGGAGCACCTTGTTGATGTGCTACATCTTGAAAAATATAAAACCGATTTTATTGCAGACGAGGTTTTTTGTTGCGTAGGCACTACTAAATCAAAAACGCCGGACAAGAAGAAGTATCACAGTATAGATTATGGAATCCCTATTACGGCCGCAAAGCTTTGTAAGGAAAACGGGATAGGTACCTTTATCGTAATTTCTGCAATGGGCGCGAATAGTGACAGCTCTATTTTTTATAACCAAGTAAAAGGGGAAATGGAAAATGATTTGTTAAAACTACAAATTCCAAAGACACATATTTTAAGACCATCTTTAATCGTAGGAAATAGGAACAAAAGGCGAACGGGCGAATGGTTGGCAAAACAGATATTTAAAGTGCTAAACTTTTTTTTGATCGGGCCTTTGAAAAATTACCGATCTATTCACTCAAAAGTTATAGCAAGGACTATGGTGTTTTTGGCCAACTGTGATATCGAGAAGTTAATTATACAGTCAAACGAAATAAAAACGATAAGTAGCGGTGATTGA
- a CDS encoding cupredoxin domain-containing protein, whose amino-acid sequence MKKVITVLVVALGTVFSVNAQDKMMKKDNMMKAAQETIALEQTPGEFAQKQITVPEGTYVFEITNNAVGHDVGFVLVKKGDDISKPENHIQTAYVTEVVATGKTQKSNPTKLEKGEYVYFCPMNPTSTDNTLIVK is encoded by the coding sequence ATGAAAAAAGTAATTACAGTATTGGTAGTGGCATTGGGAACGGTATTTTCAGTAAATGCCCAAGACAAAATGATGAAGAAAGACAATATGATGAAAGCGGCCCAGGAGACCATAGCATTGGAGCAGACCCCCGGGGAGTTTGCCCAAAAACAAATTACCGTACCAGAAGGTACATACGTATTTGAAATTACGAACAACGCTGTTGGTCATGACGTGGGGTTTGTTCTCGTAAAAAAGGGGGATGATATTTCCAAACCGGAAAATCATATTCAAACCGCATATGTTACCGAGGTCGTGGCTACAGGCAAAACACAAAAATCAAATCCGACAAAATTGGAAAAAGGCGAGTATGTGTATTTTTGTCCAATGAACCCAACTTCAACCGATAACACGTTGATAGTGAAATAA
- a CDS encoding carboxymuconolactone decarboxylase family protein → MSTFNVPTREEVTANNQAIFDNLEKALGFVPNLYATYAHSKNALENYLALSNAKTSLSAKQKEVVNLAVSQVNNCTYCLSAHTAIGKMNGFTDAEILELRAGKASFDHKLDALAKLAKNITENRGATDSEVVSNFLNAGWTRENLVDTIVLVGDKTISNYLHKTTDVPVDFPQVRSLEEITA, encoded by the coding sequence ATGAGCACATTCAATGTACCAACAAGAGAAGAAGTAACGGCCAACAACCAAGCAATTTTTGACAACTTGGAGAAAGCACTGGGCTTTGTACCCAACCTTTATGCTACCTATGCACATTCAAAAAATGCCTTGGAAAATTACTTGGCCTTGAGCAATGCCAAGACATCATTGAGCGCTAAACAAAAAGAAGTGGTAAACCTAGCGGTAAGCCAAGTGAACAATTGTACGTACTGCTTGTCGGCACATACGGCCATAGGGAAGATGAACGGATTTACCGATGCCGAAATACTTGAGTTAAGGGCTGGAAAAGCATCTTTTGACCATAAATTGGACGCCTTGGCAAAATTGGCCAAAAATATAACCGAAAACAGGGGAGCTACCGATTCAGAAGTGGTGTCCAATTTTTTAAACGCAGGATGGACCAGGGAGAATTTGGTAGATACCATTGTCTTGGTAGGCGATAAGACCATTTCTAACTACTTGCACAAAACCACCGATGTACCGGTTGATTTTCCACAAGTACGATCATTGGAAGAAATTACGGCATAA
- a CDS encoding IPExxxVDY family protein gives MAAILKISDDFYEDTFTLIALHSSLEDFALAYRLNLFLKSNFKRCRLDLDISQNISFPIFEWKNLDTDGYWTLIANHSFTQDNTVQESLFQNEPSYTAHFLLPEYKDVDYFLKIEEDNVKTEKPIVEAVLKMPEIVTAYSIQTNTIKSINNLIY, from the coding sequence ATGGCGGCAATACTCAAAATTTCGGATGATTTTTACGAGGACACATTTACGTTAATTGCCCTTCACAGCAGTTTGGAAGATTTTGCATTAGCTTACAGATTAAACCTTTTTTTGAAATCCAACTTTAAAAGATGCCGTTTAGATTTGGACATATCCCAAAACATCTCCTTTCCGATTTTTGAATGGAAAAATTTGGATACCGATGGTTATTGGACCCTGATCGCCAATCATAGTTTTACACAGGACAATACAGTTCAAGAGAGTCTTTTTCAAAATGAACCCTCTTACACGGCACATTTTTTATTGCCGGAATATAAAGATGTGGATTATTTTTTGAAGATTGAAGAGGACAACGTAAAAACAGAAAAACCGATAGTGGAAGCCGTACTGAAAATGCCTGAGATAGTTACGGCATACAGTATACAGACCAACACGATAAAGTCTATAAATAACTTAATATATTAA
- a CDS encoding PAS domain-containing protein, with amino-acid sequence MSEIKNYDRAAHKYYMSQNITGLPITSWDLFGPYFDTLCKNYNDLVAIRHLASENRWSYSSPIEENLIQDEQIIVITDAKLNIVHATNNISGMNGYTPQEILGKSPKMFQGEKTCRETQKHISKAIKESRPFEATVVNYRKDGSIYNCWIKAEPIFNEKGKVVNFIAYEKEVA; translated from the coding sequence ATGAGCGAAATAAAAAATTACGATAGGGCAGCGCATAAATATTACATGTCACAAAATATTACAGGATTACCCATTACGTCTTGGGATTTGTTTGGGCCCTATTTTGATACGTTATGTAAAAATTACAACGACCTAGTGGCCATTAGGCATTTGGCAAGTGAAAATAGATGGTCATACAGCTCCCCAATCGAGGAAAATTTAATCCAAGATGAGCAAATTATAGTCATTACAGATGCCAAGCTTAACATAGTGCACGCCACCAATAACATTTCTGGCATGAACGGGTACACGCCCCAAGAGATTTTGGGTAAGAGTCCAAAAATGTTCCAAGGAGAAAAAACTTGTAGAGAAACCCAAAAACATATATCCAAGGCTATCAAGGAATCAAGACCTTTTGAGGCTACCGTTGTTAATTATCGCAAAGATGGTAGCATTTACAATTGTTGGATAAAAGCCGAACCTATCTTTAACGAAAAAGGTAAAGTGGTCAACTTTATCGCCTATGAAAAAGAAGTAGCTTAA